A segment of the Erythrobacter sp. F6033 genome:
GCAGAGTGTCGCTTGATCCCATGGCGTTGAGCACCCGGAAACGTTCGACCTGATTCGAATCGTAAGCCATGCGCCGCGCAAGTGAGCTGACCGTATCGCCGCGCTGAACAGTAACCACATCGATTTTCCGAGGTATCACCGCACTCGCTTCGCGCTGACTGATCCGGCGCATCGATTGGAACATCGAAGAAAACGCATTTGACCGGCCCGCGGGCGTGATCGCCTGAAAGTGATAAGCGCGATCGTTCGAAAACTCATACGCGAAAATCGTCACATCAACCTGGCTGTTGCCATTGTTGACCCGAGCCGTGCCGTAAGCAGCGCGAATCCCATTAACGGTAGTGCGCTGAATGCTGGAAGGCGCGAGATTGTTATTCTCACCGCCCAAAGTGGTGAACTGTTGGCGGACATAGCTGTCGAGATCGCCGGCATAAGGGGCCAAAGTCAGTTGCGCCTTACCGCTTTGGCCATTGATGCTGACCGCGCGAGTGCCGTTGACCATGTAAAAGCCCTGCGGCGCGGTGAATGAAAGCATCAGTTCGGGATGAATAAACTGGCTGCCTTCGATCACGCCTTGCTCAGGATCATCGCCGTAAATCATGCCATCAATGCGAGACAGGAATGTGTCGCGATTGGTTGCACCGCTGGCCAGACCTTCGGTTTTCGCAAGCGCGGTCCGAACGCGGCTGGCCGGATCGGGGTGTGTTGAAGCCCATTCCGGCACCGAAGCGTTGTTTCGACCTTGAAGCCGGGCGTCCAGTGAATTTTGCGCCGCGAGGCTCGCAAGCACGGTGCTCATCGCCTTTGGATCATAGCCTGCACGCTGAAGATAAAGGATGCCCAGATCATCGGCCTCTAGTTCCTGACTGCGCGAAAATCGTAGCGTAAGCAGCTGCGATCCCTGCAAAAATCCGCGCGAGACCGTATTGCCGATCGAACTGTCGCCAAGCAGGATTGAGCTACCGATTGCCCCAAGCACACCGAGGATGGAATTGCGCTGAGCGGCTTGTTGGCGGCGCTGCGAATGCCGCGCGGCAACATGGCCGACTTCGTGCCCCAGAACGCCGGCAAGCTCCGCTTCATTATTCATCAATGAAACAAGCTGGCGAGTGGAATAGATATAGCCGCCTGGAACTGCGAAGGCATTGTTGACCGGGCTGTTCAACAAGCTGACCGTAAAGCTATCGCGCGCGTTGCCTAGTCCGGATTGCACGGCGATATTCTTGCCAACCTGTTCGACATAGGCGGCCTGAGGTCCCGACATTGCCCCACCAAATTCGGAGAGCAATTGCGGATGATATTGCGCGCCCTGCTGCGCTTCTTGTTGGGTGATCGGTGTGGACGCCGACGGAACGGAGCCGCCTCCGCCCATGCAGCCACTTAACGCAAGAGCAAGCGGTGCAGTCCCCGCGATCAGAAATTTTCGTGATGTTTTCGACACTTGCTCTCTCCTCTTTACGATCTCCGCGCCCCACCCCGCGCTATCAATCTGTCTCTGTTGTAGACATGACTATCGGGCAAGCGATGCCATGCGGCAACCCTTTGGTAAGGATGACAAACTGTAAAATCTTGCTTCGGGTTAGCCGCCGAGCTGTAGAAAACGCTCTTCACGTGTGCGGATCAACGTCTCGCTCGGAAGATCGGCCAGAGCGTCCAATTCCTCGCTCAAAGCTTTACCAAGACTGGCAGCCATCATCGCTGGATCACGGTGCGCACCGCCCGCTGGCTCTTTTACGATCCGGTCGATCACTTTCAGACGTTTGAGGTGCTGCGCGGTCACTTTCATGGCCTGCGCTGCTTCCGATGCTTTGTCCGATGTCCGCCAAAGGATCGATGCGCAGCCTTCCGGTGAGATCACCGAGTAAATCGAATGCTCAAGCATCAGGACGCGCTCGGCACTTGCCAGAGCAACGGCTCCGCCAGAGCCGCCCTCGCCTACGATGACCGATACCATCGGGACGGGAAGCGCGAGGCAAGCCTCGGTCGAACGGGCAATCGCTTCTGCCTGACCGCGTTCTTCGGCTTCGATGCCCGGAAACGCGCCGGAAGTATCGACCAAGGTCACAACCGGTAGGCCAAAACGGCCCGCCATTTCCATCAGGCGGATCGATTTGCGATACCCCTCTGGTTTACCCATGCCGAAATTGTGTTTGATCCGGCTTTGGGTGTCATTGCCCTTTTCATGCCCGATCAGCATGACGCGCCTGTTTTGGCCCTTGGGGCCTTTCAATTTCGCAAAGCCCCCCATGATTGCGAGGTCATCACCGAAATAGCGATCCCCGCCGAGCGGCATAAACTCTTCAAACGCAAAATCAGCATAGTCGCGGAAATGCGGCCGCTCCGGATGCCGGGCCACCTGCGTTTTTTGCCACGGTGTAAGCGAGGCATAGGTGCTGGCCAAAAGATCCGCGCTCTTGGTTTCAAGCCGCGCGATCTCGCTGGAGATATCCACCTCATCGTTTTCACTGGCACTGCGCAGTTCGGCGATGCGCTCTTCGAGTTGAGCGACGGGTTTCTCGAAATCGAGGTAGGAAGTCATGGCACACCCGCTAATCCCATCCACGGCCTGTAGCAAGGGGAATGGTCGTCTATCACCTGTTGGCAAGCGGGTGGCGCGCATTGACCAGGGATACCAATCGGGCGGCATCGACATGCGTGTATATCTGCGTTGTGGCTATATCGGCATGGCCAAGCAGGGTTTGTAGCACCCTCAGGTCTGCCCCGCCCTCAAGCAGGTGCGTGGCGAAGGCATGGCGCAGGACATGCGGGCTAATTCCTGTCGGATCGAGGCCAGCTCTCGCGGCGAGCTCCTTGAGCAATTGGAACAATCGCACGCGGCTGAGATGTTTTCCTCTGCGTGAAGGGAATAAGAACCGGGACGCTGGCTCGCGGGGCCGAACAGACAGCCATTTCTGCAATGCCTCGCGCGCGCGATCGCTTACCGGCACCATTCGCGCCGCTCCGCCTTTGCCCGTCACTGTAATCAAAGGGGCATCGCGCGGCACCGCGCTTACAGGTAGAGAAACAAGCTCGGTCGCCCGCAATCCAGAGCCGTAGAGCATCTCCAAAAGAACAAGCTGCCTCAGCCCCGCAGGTTTGCCGCTTTGCGCCTCAAACTCGGCGCGCTCCATCAACGCTTCTACTTGTTCATGCGACAGAACTTTCGGCAGCGGGCGACTGGTTCGCGGATTGGGCAGCGCGCCAGATGGGTCATCTTCACGCCACCCCTCATCAACGGCGAAACCGAAAAACTGCCGTAAAGTCGATGACTTACGCGCCACCGTTGACGGAGCGAGTGCGCTCCATTCGCCTGCGAGCTTGGCGACTTGCGCGCGCGATGCCTCGGCTAAATCCCCAAGCGATTCTTCGGCACCGGAAAGATCGCGGGCATAAGCGGCGAGTGTATTTGCAGCCGCCCCTCGTTCAGCTGCCAGCATATCCAGAAAGGCCCGCGTGGCTGCCGACACCGCCGGTATCAGGCCCGCGAGACCGCTTCTGCTGCGATCATCCGGGCTTCCGCCTCTAAGCCAACGCGTCGCAATGCAGAGGTGATGTGATAGAGATGAAGCGGAGTCATTTGCGACCAGCTTTCCCCTTGCATGCCCAACCCGGCCAGCATGGCGACAAGAGTGCGGTTCTGAACCTCTGCCGCGCGCTCAATTGTGCGGGTCCAACGGGTCGTCCGGCTCAGATCAATACCAAGCGCGCCCTCCATGGATTCGCGCTCTGCCCCGCTCAGTCTATCGAGGCCCGCGAGGCCCGCGACTAGGAATGCGGAGGCCAAACCATCGGCGCTTTCATCATTGTCGGCAAATGTATCCAGCGCTTCGAGATCCGCTGATCCCGCACCAGCCGTGCCCACAGCCAGCAAGGCCCAACCCATGCTGCCATCAGCCATCATTCCGCGCCAAGCCGCTGCATCGCGATCAAGACCGGCAGACAACATCGAACTGATCAAAGCACCAGAATAACCCGCCAAGTCTTCAGCCGGTGAAATGCGCGCCGCTGCATATGCAGTTGTTATCAACCCGGCATAGCTGCGCTCTTCACCCCATACACTTTGCATGGCGGCGATCCTGTCGTTCGTTCGCGCTGCGACATAGGCATCACGCAATGATCGCGCGATAGTACCAGCTTCTCCGCCAATCGCGTTGTCTGCGTAAACCTGACTGTAGAAATCGACCATCGCATTTGCCGATAGAATGCCGTCCTGCGCCGCGGTTTGCACCCATGGCTCACGCATCGCCAATGGCAGCATTGGAGCGGCGGCGGCCGACCGCGCAAAATAGCCCGCATTTGGTCCATCCATCGCAGCGTTTAGCAACCCTTGGGGAACCTCTTCTCCGACAGCGTTAGCCAGAGCAAACCGCCATGGGGTCAAGTCTTCAACTGCATCCCATTCGATCTCCACCGCGCGCCGCCCGCGCCCTGCGGCTCCGGCGTAGCGCTGCGCCAGTAGCAGATCGATTTCCGGTGCAATTTCGTTTTCAATCCCGCGATCAAGCTGCGACGCGGCCAACGCGCCTTCGCCTGCATAGGCATTGCAGATAGCCTGCATCATCACCCATTGTGGATCTTCCCGCACGCCGCCCTGCAATCGGACAGCAGGGCAAGCGCCATTGAAGTCAGTCAGAGCAACATAAGAAGTTAGCGCCTGACTGGTCAGCGCGGTGTCCCAGTTACCTGTGTCCACGTCTTGAGCAATCGCCCGCGCAACGGCGAATTCGCCCATACGATTGAGAACACCCGCGCGCAGGTCTGCAAATTCTACCGGATTCATGCCGTCGGGTGCAGCCAATCGACTGGCCAAGGCACGGCGCACAAGGATATGCCCCCAGCGCGATACCATCGGTTTTTTCGTGCCTGCCAAAATCGCTCTGACCAAAGAGGCTGGCTGTTTTCCAAGCGAAGCGGTTGCCAAGCCGCCTTCTTCCGGTGTCAACAGCCCGACTTGCGAAAGCGAACGCCGTGCCGCCGGCGGAATGTCGAACTTCGGTTTTAGACCGAGGCGGTCATCAAGCTCATCCGGAGTGAGCGCTTCAAGCTCTTCGAGGCTTGGCAATCCACTTAGCTCATCGCCTGAAAGCGTGGGCACTGGCGGTAAACCACCGGGCGCCGCAGCCGGGGCGGGAACCGCCGGATTGCCTGGCGTGACGGGCGGCGCCGAACCTGGCGCAGGCGCAGCAGTGGGAAGCGCGGTGGGTGGCGGCGTAGGCGTCGGCGCTGGTGCAGGATCGTCAAATCCGGGCGGCAAAAGCGATTCAGGCGCGTCTTGCGCCGTCGCGAGACTAG
Coding sequences within it:
- a CDS encoding M48 family metalloprotease — translated: MGGGGSVPSASTPITQQEAQQGAQYHPQLLSEFGGAMSGPQAAYVEQVGKNIAVQSGLGNARDSFTVSLLNSPVNNAFAVPGGYIYSTRQLVSLMNNEAELAGVLGHEVGHVAARHSQRRQQAAQRNSILGVLGAIGSSILLGDSSIGNTVSRGFLQGSQLLTLRFSRSQELEADDLGILYLQRAGYDPKAMSTVLASLAAQNSLDARLQGRNNASVPEWASTHPDPASRVRTALAKTEGLASGATNRDTFLSRIDGMIYGDDPEQGVIEGSQFIHPELMLSFTAPQGFYMVNGTRAVSINGQSGKAQLTLAPYAGDLDSYVRQQFTTLGGENNNLAPSSIQRTTVNGIRAAYGTARVNNGNSQVDVTIFAYEFSNDRAYHFQAITPAGRSNAFSSMFQSMRRISQREASAVIPRKIDVVTVQRGDTVSSLARRMAYDSNQVERFRVLNAMGSSDTLRAGQKVKLVVRGR
- a CDS encoding acetyl-CoA carboxylase carboxyltransferase subunit alpha, producing MTSYLDFEKPVAQLEERIAELRSASENDEVDISSEIARLETKSADLLASTYASLTPWQKTQVARHPERPHFRDYADFAFEEFMPLGGDRYFGDDLAIMGGFAKLKGPKGQNRRVMLIGHEKGNDTQSRIKHNFGMGKPEGYRKSIRLMEMAGRFGLPVVTLVDTSGAFPGIEAEERGQAEAIARSTEACLALPVPMVSVIVGEGGSGGAVALASAERVLMLEHSIYSVISPEGCASILWRTSDKASEAAQAMKVTAQHLKRLKVIDRIVKEPAGGAHRDPAMMAASLGKALSEELDALADLPSETLIRTREERFLQLGG
- a CDS encoding tyrosine recombinase, producing the protein MSAATRAFLDMLAAERGAAANTLAAYARDLSGAEESLGDLAEASRAQVAKLAGEWSALAPSTVARKSSTLRQFFGFAVDEGWREDDPSGALPNPRTSRPLPKVLSHEQVEALMERAEFEAQSGKPAGLRQLVLLEMLYGSGLRATELVSLPVSAVPRDAPLITVTGKGGAARMVPVSDRAREALQKWLSVRPREPASRFLFPSRRGKHLSRVRLFQLLKELAARAGLDPTGISPHVLRHAFATHLLEGGADLRVLQTLLGHADIATTQIYTHVDAARLVSLVNARHPLANR